From one Thermatribacter velox genomic stretch:
- a CDS encoding trimethylamine corrinoid protein 2 produces MAKKRFTAWWERSKIGRPALRIIARLKEPLEPLEDADNPASPLDFHLDVERRIKELRNFCRTHLFLGESFPALDINIGPLSVATYLGAEPVFAWDTVWYHPCATPIGEKLREQCWENNDWWKTHLDAIRRAKVLAGEDFLVNIPDMGENLDVLAVLRGAQEFIYDLIDNPQEVKKLIQKLDELYFVFYDQIYELVKGPEGGSSYTTFEIWGPGKTAKVQCDFSALMSPKQFKEFFLPSLSYQCSKLDYTLYHLDGVDAIKHLPALLEVKDLDALQWTPGAGKPDGGSEEWYPIYDKAREAGKSLWIKIEDGNFDDWINEAESLVKRYGASGLYLLFPEMELEMARELLKRAEENWDR; encoded by the coding sequence ATGGCTAAAAAAAGATTTACAGCCTGGTGGGAGCGTTCCAAAATTGGTAGACCCGCTTTGAGAATTATTGCCAGGCTTAAAGAGCCGCTGGAACCCTTGGAAGATGCGGACAATCCTGCTTCACCTTTGGATTTTCATCTCGATGTCGAAAGAAGAATCAAGGAGCTTCGCAACTTTTGCAGAACACATCTTTTTCTGGGAGAGTCCTTTCCTGCTTTGGATATAAACATAGGGCCGCTTTCGGTGGCGACTTATCTGGGGGCGGAACCTGTTTTTGCCTGGGATACGGTTTGGTACCATCCTTGTGCAACTCCAATTGGTGAAAAGCTGCGGGAACAGTGCTGGGAGAACAATGACTGGTGGAAAACGCATCTCGATGCAATACGCAGGGCCAAAGTTCTGGCAGGGGAAGACTTTTTGGTCAACATTCCGGATATGGGAGAAAATCTGGATGTACTGGCGGTGTTGCGAGGCGCACAGGAGTTTATCTACGATCTCATCGATAACCCGCAGGAAGTTAAAAAGTTAATTCAAAAATTAGACGAGCTGTATTTTGTTTTTTATGACCAGATATACGAGTTAGTCAAAGGTCCTGAAGGGGGTAGCAGCTATACCACTTTTGAAATCTGGGGACCTGGCAAAACTGCAAAAGTTCAGTGCGATTTTTCGGCACTTATGTCACCGAAGCAGTTCAAAGAGTTTTTTTTGCCTTCTCTGAGTTATCAGTGTAGCAAGTTAGATTATACCCTTTATCATCTGGATGGGGTGGATGCAATAAAACATCTCCCAGCGCTGCTCGAAGTTAAAGATCTTGACGCGCTGCAATGGACACCTGGTGCTGGTAAACCTGACGGGGGAAGCGAAGAATGGTATCCAATATATGATAAAGCAAGGGAAGCGGGCAAATCGCTTTGGATAAAAATAGAAGATGGTAATTTCGACGACTGGATAAATGAAGCCGAGAGTTTGGTAAAACGTTATGGAGCAAGCGGCCTTTATCTTCTATTTCCTGAAATGGAACTAGAAATGGCTCGAGAGCTCTTGAAAAGAGCGGAAGAGAATTGGGATCGTTGA